Proteins found in one Phycodurus eques isolate BA_2022a chromosome 18, UOR_Pequ_1.1, whole genome shotgun sequence genomic segment:
- the LOC133417350 gene encoding uncharacterized protein LOC133417350 isoform X1 has protein sequence MTLERALRMLKRFATRLLLVLPLVVAGINGDSDTLGLELRFPCANSVCYHIWRFTESIDVAITSNAEMVAGVDDQDAKCTEKLRQVEENGLHYCKLTDDAFTPQNDLPELKVAPGDAVSFQCILLSSLTLGRCSKPRRLEVLLTWVDRAGLEVRDNSSHRVRRKSPCDVTLTVTLQAPGREAFRCRARVGAITWTSVEMRVQVPAFKGKGRGGFKLEEVEPHGDRRFQVGVVAAVLACAALTALAAVFVVVWRRKASNRPEASCPIANINHVPDDVVYADVVLPVAAETGSFSQGEDTEYACIRYQVADVLEPIPAIIWAGAGVHPECQPIAGHIQTNNQLQTHSRLRAI, from the exons ATGACACTCGAGCGCGCACTCAGGATGCTGAAGCGCTTTGCCACGCGGCTTCTGCTCGTGCTTCCTCTCGTCGTCGCGG GCATCAACGGTGACAGCGACACGCTCGGTTTGGAGCTGAGGTTTCCGTGCGCCAATTCGGTGTGCTATCACATTTGGAGATTTACCGAGAGCATTGACGTTGCAATAACGAGTAACGCGGAGATGGTCGCGGGTGTCGACGACCAGGACGCAAAATGCACGGAGAAGCTCCGTCAGGTGGAAGAAAACGGACTTCATTACTGCAAACTAACAGATGATGCCTTCACACCTCAAAACG aTCTTCCAGAGCTGAAAGTGGCGCCGGGCGACGCCGTGTCTTTCCAGTGCATCCTACTGTCGTCCTTGACGCTGGGCCGTTGCTCCAAACCGCGCCGGCTGGAAGTCCTCTTGACGTGGGTGGACCGGGCCGGCCTGGAGGTCCGGGACAACTCCAGTCATCGCGTCCGGCGAAAATCCCCGTGTGACGTCACCTTGACCGTCACCTTGCAAGCTCCCGGGCGCGAGGCCTTCAGGTGCCGGGCTCGCGTGGGAGCAATCACGTGGACTTCAGTGGAGATGCGAGTCCAAGTACCAG CTTTCAAAGGGAAGGGAAGAGGAGGCTTCAAATTAGAAGAAGTAGAACCTCATG GCGACAGACGCTTCCAGGTCGGCGTGGTGGCGGCGGTGTTGGCGTGCGCCGCACTGACCGCCTTGGCCGCCGTGTTTGTTGTGGTCTGGCGACGAAAGGCATCGA ACCGGCCCGAGGCCTCCTGTCCCATAGCCAATATCAACCAT GTTCCGGATGATGTCGTTTACGCGGACGTCGTCCTCCCCGTTGCTGCGGAAACAGGATCTTTCTCTCAGGGCGAAGACACAGAATACGCCTGCATTCGATACCA ggtcgcggacgtgctggagcccatcccagctatcatttgggcaggagccggggtacaccctgaatgccagccaatcgcagggcacatacaaacaaacaaccaattgcaaacacattcacgcctacgggcaatttag
- the vrtn gene encoding vertnin, giving the protein MIQRKEVVLSTLRELQEATESSGLDALVLKALEVDRLLAPFPLPRLPCRSFPEWAGVDDVARGLYPRDAPADLVPLRCKGKGNLLFAAASMLLVGNSGLSLELQVRTVVEMVLWKRYYLSGMIDSKMMLQAVRFSLCAEESEATINLSASVLEAIFDADVKASCFPDSYANMWHVYALASVLQVNIYSVYPMFNHKIRSYFNRVIRPRTWPKEREPQTFHIMWSGELQAETLFRPDHFVALVHVSDFASKSEEPINQDSQFSYPSLKDKYNITKRTFYRWKRQSQEHCKKSTARYEAKYFLQACYLEGKLIPLHQFKEFFPEISRSSYYNWKQELLKSGGTFSTSSSTGEISPGESTEQEAWSSPELRQDESDQQDSVAGMFQLSLGPLDLERAQSVAHMQQAKRCLQNCIATNASFPFRLFKRNFPGISRSTYYNWRREALLFNGGYKASSSDSSDADKSQSPKSISMVLQNIGEAAPWTKICRRKHRRFQLAYMSKKQLREVAKLLVQKSKLSLSKFKLRFPTLSLCFFWLWRSGNKKRMVTEVNAPEVEERPMAIVNIVDNRKALPPAEIPAYVAGPAAAHPKHSLAGSLPDRQTLAVDVVALANFKAKAKLFLQQRFEEKSFPTFKEFRSYFPFTPRSTYYMWKRALHHGVSLVHG; this is encoded by the exons ATGATCCAGAGGAAGGAGGTGGTGCTGTCCACCCTGAGAGAGCTCCAGGAGGCCACGGAGAGCTCGGGCCTGGACGCGCTGGTCCTGAAAGCCCTGGAGGTGGACCGGCTCCTGGCTCCCTTCCCGCTGCCGCGCCTGCCCTGCCGGAGCTTCCCCGAGTGGGCCGGCGTGGACGACGTCGCCCGGGGCCTGTACCCGCGGGACGCCCCTGCCGACCTCGTGCCGCTGCGCTGCAAAGGAAAGGGCAACTTGCTGTTCGCCGCCGCGAGCATGCTGCTGGTGGGCAACAGTGGGCTGAGCTTGGAGTTACAG GTAAGGACGGTTGTGGAAATGGTCCTGTGGAAGAGGTACTACCTGTCCGGGATGATCGACTCCAAGATGATGCTCCAGGCGGTCCGCTTCAGCCTCTGCGCCGAGGAGTCCGAGGCCACGATCAACCTGTCGGCGAGCGTCCTGGAGGCCATCTTCGACGCCGACGTCAAGGCCTCGTGCTTCCCCGACTCGTATGCCAACATGTGGCACGTGTACGCGCTGGCGTCTGTGCTCCAGGTGAACATATACTCCGTCTACCCCATGTTCAACCACAAGATCCGATCCTACTTTAACCGAGTCATCCGGCCCAGGACTTGGCCCAAAGAGCGCGAGCCTCAAACCTTCCACATCATGTGGTCCGGCGAGTTGCAAGCCGAGACTTTGTTCCGACCCGATCACTTCGTGGCGCTGGTCCACGTGAGCGACTTTGCTTCGAAGAGCGAGGAGCCCATCAACCAAGACTCCCAATTCTCCTATCCCAGTCTGAAGGACAAGTACAACATCACAAAGAGGACCTTCTACCGCTGGAAGAGGCAGTCTCAGGAGCACTGTAAGAAGTCCACAGCCCGCTACGAGGCCAAGTACTTCCTGCAGGCGTGCTACCTGGAAGGGAAGCTCATCCCGCTGCACCAATTCAAAGAGTTCTTCCCAGAAATCTCCAGGTCTTCCTACTACAACTGGAAGCAGGAGCTCCTGAAGTCGGGCGGAACCTTCTCCACGTCGTCGTCCACGGGAGAGATAAGTCCCGGCGAGAGCACGGAGCAGGAAGCCTGGTCCTCGCCTGAACTCAGACAGGACGAGTCAGACCAACAAGACAGCGTGGCCGGCATGTTCCAGCTCAGCTTGGGGCCTCTGGATCTGGAGCGGGCCCAGAGTGTCGCCCACATGCAGCAAGCCAAACGCTGCTTGCAGAACTGCATAGCCACCAACGCCTCATTTCCCTTCAGGCTCTTCAAGCGCAACTTCCCAGGCATCTCCAGGTCTACCTACTACAACTGGAGGAGGGAGGCCCTGCTGTTCAACGGAGGCTACAAAGCCAGCAGCTCGGACAGCTCGGACGCCGACAAGAGCCAAAGTCCTAAAAGCATCTCTATGGTGTTGCAGAACATCGGGGAAGCAGCTCCATGGACCAAGATCTGCAGGCGTAAGCACAGACGTTTCCAGCTGGCATACATGAGTAAGAAACAACTCCGAGAGGTCGCCAAGCTGCTGGTCCAGAAGTCCAAATTGTCCTTGAGCAAGTTCAAGCTCAGGTTTCCGACTTTGTCCCTCTGCTTCTTCTGGCTGTGGCGTAGCGGCAACAAAAAGAGGATGGTGACCGAGGTCAACGCCCCTGAAGTCGAGGAAAGGCCGATGGCCATCGTCAACATCGTAGACAACCGCAAGGCGCTCCCGCCCGCAGAGATCCCCGCGTACGTTGCCGGCCCCGCCGCGGCACATCCCAAGCACAGCCTGGCGGGCTCATTGCCGGACAGGCAGACGCTGGCCGTGGACGTCGTGGCTCTGGCCAACTTTAAAGCCAAGGCCAAGCTGTTTCTGCAGCAGCGCTTCGAGGAGAAGTCCTTCCCCACGTTCAAGGAGTTTCGTTCCTACTTTCCCTTCACCCCGCGCTCCACCTATTATATGTGGAAGCGGGCTCTGCACCACGGGGTGTCGCTGGTTCACGGCTGA
- the LOC133417350 gene encoding uncharacterized protein LOC133417350 isoform X2: MTLERALRMLKRFATRLLLVLPLVVAGINGDSDTLGLELRFPCANSVCYHIWRFTESIDVAITSNAEMVAGVDDQDAKCTEKLRQVEENGLHYCKLTDDAFTPQNDLPELKVAPGDAVSFQCILLSSLTLGRCSKPRRLEVLLTWVDRAGLEVRDNSSHRVRRKSPCDVTLTVTLQAPGREAFRCRARVGAITWTSVEMRVQVPAFKGKGRGGFKLEEVEPHGDRRFQVGVVAAVLACAALTALAAVFVVVWRRKASNRPEASCPIANINHVPDDVVYADVVLPVAAETGSFSQGEDTEYACIRYQ, from the exons ATGACACTCGAGCGCGCACTCAGGATGCTGAAGCGCTTTGCCACGCGGCTTCTGCTCGTGCTTCCTCTCGTCGTCGCGG GCATCAACGGTGACAGCGACACGCTCGGTTTGGAGCTGAGGTTTCCGTGCGCCAATTCGGTGTGCTATCACATTTGGAGATTTACCGAGAGCATTGACGTTGCAATAACGAGTAACGCGGAGATGGTCGCGGGTGTCGACGACCAGGACGCAAAATGCACGGAGAAGCTCCGTCAGGTGGAAGAAAACGGACTTCATTACTGCAAACTAACAGATGATGCCTTCACACCTCAAAACG aTCTTCCAGAGCTGAAAGTGGCGCCGGGCGACGCCGTGTCTTTCCAGTGCATCCTACTGTCGTCCTTGACGCTGGGCCGTTGCTCCAAACCGCGCCGGCTGGAAGTCCTCTTGACGTGGGTGGACCGGGCCGGCCTGGAGGTCCGGGACAACTCCAGTCATCGCGTCCGGCGAAAATCCCCGTGTGACGTCACCTTGACCGTCACCTTGCAAGCTCCCGGGCGCGAGGCCTTCAGGTGCCGGGCTCGCGTGGGAGCAATCACGTGGACTTCAGTGGAGATGCGAGTCCAAGTACCAG CTTTCAAAGGGAAGGGAAGAGGAGGCTTCAAATTAGAAGAAGTAGAACCTCATG GCGACAGACGCTTCCAGGTCGGCGTGGTGGCGGCGGTGTTGGCGTGCGCCGCACTGACCGCCTTGGCCGCCGTGTTTGTTGTGGTCTGGCGACGAAAGGCATCGA ACCGGCCCGAGGCCTCCTGTCCCATAGCCAATATCAACCAT GTTCCGGATGATGTCGTTTACGCGGACGTCGTCCTCCCCGTTGCTGCGGAAACAGGATCTTTCTCTCAGGGCGAAGACACAGAATACGCCTGCATTCGATACCAGTAG